One genomic region from Lepidochelys kempii isolate rLepKem1 chromosome 19, rLepKem1.hap2, whole genome shotgun sequence encodes:
- the SMIM12 gene encoding small integral membrane protein 12 isoform X2, with amino-acid sequence MWPLLWMTVRTYAPYVTFPVAFVVGAVGYHLEWFIRGDSPQPAEEEKSISERREDRKLQEIVGKDLTEVVSLKEKLEFTPRAVLNRNRPEKS; translated from the coding sequence ATGTGGCCCTTGCTGTGGATGACTGTGCGGACCTACGCCCCTTACGTCACCTTCCCTGTGGCCTTTGTGGTGGGGGCAGTGGGCTACCACCTGGAGTGGTTCATCCGTGGTGACTCCCCGCAGCCAGCTGAGGAGGAGAAGAGCATCTCAGAGCGGCGGGAGGACAGGAAGCTGCAGGAGATTGTGGGCAAGGACCTGACTGAGGTGGTGAGCCTCAAGGAGAAGCTGGAGTTCACCCCCAGGGCTGTGCTGAACAGGAACCGTCCAGAGAAGAGTTAA
- the SMIM12 gene encoding small integral membrane protein 12 isoform X1 — protein sequence MRRGGSWPRRTHLALSPGDAMWPLLWMTVRTYAPYVTFPVAFVVGAVGYHLEWFIRGDSPQPAEEEKSISERREDRKLQEIVGKDLTEVVSLKEKLEFTPRAVLNRNRPEKS from the exons ATGCGCCGAGGCGGGTCATGGCCACGTAG AACACATCTGGCGCTCTCTCCTGGCGACGCCATGTGGCCCTTGCTGTGGATGACTGTGCGGACCTACGCCCCTTACGTCACCTTCCCTGTGGCCTTTGTGGTGGGGGCAGTGGGCTACCACCTGGAGTGGTTCATCCGTGGTGACTCCCCGCAGCCAGCTGAGGAGGAGAAGAGCATCTCAGAGCGGCGGGAGGACAGGAAGCTGCAGGAGATTGTGGGCAAGGACCTGACTGAGGTGGTGAGCCTCAAGGAGAAGCTGGAGTTCACCCCCAGGGCTGTGCTGAACAGGAACCGTCCAGAGAAGAGTTAA